A stretch of the Cellulomonas sp. WB94 genome encodes the following:
- a CDS encoding NADH-quinone oxidoreductase subunit D has translation MVDEDATGIPSFEAAGGDWSEIAEEALRLGEERIVVNMGPQHPSTHGVLRLMLEIDGETVTEARAGIGYLHTGIEKNMEFRTWTQGVTFCTRMDYVAPISSEAAYCLAVEKLLGITDDIPERATVIRVLMLELNRIASHLVCLASGGNELGATTIMTTGFTAREEVLKIFELITGLRMNHAYIRPGGVAQDIPPGALDTIRESLVTMKHYMRQLEDLMLGNPILQGRMKGVGYLNLSGCMALGMTGPVLRSAGLPYDVRKSAPYCGYETYDFEVPVADTGDAWGRMIVRIEEIYQSMHIVEQTLERLQASGPGPVMVADRKIAWPAQLAIGSDGMGNSLDHIREIMGTSMEALIHHFKLVTEGFRVPAGQVFQSVEAPRGELGVHLVSDGGTKPYRAHFRDPSFNNLQAVSVMCEGGLLADVVVSVASLDPVLGGVDR, from the coding sequence ATCGTCGACGAGGACGCCACCGGCATCCCGTCGTTCGAGGCCGCCGGCGGCGACTGGTCCGAGATCGCCGAAGAGGCCCTGCGGCTCGGCGAGGAACGCATCGTCGTCAACATGGGACCGCAGCACCCGTCGACCCACGGCGTCCTGCGGCTCATGCTCGAGATCGACGGTGAGACGGTGACCGAGGCCCGCGCGGGCATCGGGTACCTGCACACCGGCATCGAGAAGAACATGGAGTTCCGCACCTGGACCCAGGGTGTGACGTTCTGCACGCGCATGGACTACGTCGCGCCGATCTCCTCCGAGGCCGCGTACTGCCTGGCCGTCGAGAAGCTGCTCGGCATCACCGACGACATCCCCGAGCGTGCGACGGTCATCCGGGTCCTGATGCTCGAGCTCAACCGGATCGCGTCGCACCTCGTGTGTCTCGCGTCGGGCGGCAACGAGCTCGGCGCGACGACCATCATGACGACCGGCTTCACGGCCCGCGAAGAGGTCCTCAAGATCTTCGAGCTGATCACCGGTCTGCGCATGAACCACGCGTACATCCGCCCCGGCGGCGTCGCGCAGGACATCCCGCCGGGCGCTCTCGACACGATCCGCGAGTCCCTCGTGACGATGAAGCACTACATGCGCCAGCTCGAGGACCTCATGCTGGGCAACCCGATCCTGCAGGGCCGCATGAAGGGCGTCGGCTACCTCAACCTGTCGGGCTGCATGGCGCTCGGCATGACGGGTCCGGTGCTGCGGTCGGCCGGCCTCCCGTACGACGTGCGCAAGTCCGCGCCGTACTGCGGCTACGAGACGTACGACTTCGAGGTCCCCGTCGCCGACACCGGTGACGCGTGGGGCCGGATGATCGTCCGGATCGAGGAGATCTACCAGTCCATGCACATCGTCGAGCAGACGCTCGAGAGGCTCCAGGCGTCAGGCCCGGGCCCGGTCATGGTCGCCGACAGGAAGATCGCGTGGCCGGCACAGCTCGCGATCGGCTCGGACGGCATGGGCAACTCGCTCGACCACATCCGGGAGATCATGGGCACCTCGATGGAGGCCCTGATCCACCACTTCAAGCTCGTCACCGAGGGCTTCCGGGTCCCCGCGGGCCAGGTGTTCCAGAGCGTCGAGGCCCCCCGCGGCGAGCTGGGCGTGCACCTCGTGTCCGACGGTGGCACCAAGCCGTACCGGGCGCACTTCCGTGACCCGTCGTTCAACAACCTGCAGGCCGTGTCGGTCATGTGCGAGGGCGGCCTCCTGGCCGACGTCGTCGTGTCCGTCGCGTCGCTGGACCCTGTTCTGGGAGGGGTGGACCGCTGA
- the nuoE gene encoding NADH-quinone oxidoreductase subunit NuoE, whose protein sequence is MSVESTPSSRGAAVRRGAYDEATRARLEADAAQVVARYPEARSALLPLLHLVQSEDGYVSPAGIAFCAETLSLSTAEVSAVATFYTQYKRRPNGEYTVGVCTNTLCAVMGGDAIWEELSDHLGVGNDETTPDGAITLERVECNAACDYAPVVMVNWEFFDNQTPASAVETVDRLRAGEPVAPTRGAASVCSFKAMSRVLAGFSDGRADEGVGAGEATTRGTVLARERGWTAPPFPAADADQPSDQVKGS, encoded by the coding sequence ATGTCCGTCGAGAGCACACCGTCGAGCCGGGGCGCTGCCGTCCGCCGCGGCGCCTATGACGAGGCCACGCGCGCCCGTCTGGAGGCCGATGCCGCGCAGGTCGTCGCGCGCTACCCCGAGGCCCGCTCGGCGCTCCTGCCGCTGCTGCACCTCGTGCAGAGCGAGGACGGGTACGTGAGCCCGGCCGGGATCGCGTTCTGCGCCGAGACGCTGAGCCTGTCGACGGCCGAGGTCTCGGCCGTGGCGACGTTCTACACGCAGTACAAGCGGCGCCCGAACGGCGAGTACACCGTGGGGGTCTGCACCAACACGCTGTGCGCGGTGATGGGCGGCGACGCGATCTGGGAGGAGCTGTCCGACCACCTCGGCGTCGGCAACGACGAGACGACCCCGGACGGCGCGATCACGCTCGAGCGTGTCGAGTGCAACGCTGCGTGCGACTACGCGCCCGTCGTGATGGTCAACTGGGAGTTCTTCGACAACCAGACCCCCGCGAGCGCGGTCGAGACGGTCGACCGGCTGCGCGCTGGTGAGCCGGTCGCGCCGACCCGGGGCGCGGCGAGCGTCTGCTCGTTCAAGGCCATGTCGCGCGTCCTCGCCGGGTTCTCCGACGGTCGCGCCGACGAGGGTGTGGGCGCGGGCGAGGCGACGACGCGCGGCACGGTGCTGGCCCGTGAGCGCGGCTGGACCGCGCCCCCGTTCCCGGCGGCCGACGCGGACCAGCCCTCCGACCAGGTGAAGGGCTCCTGA
- a CDS encoding NADH-quinone oxidoreductase subunit G: protein MTTTTPKPSTGILATPPAAVAPPLDPANAVTFSIDDIEMAVPKGTLVIRAAEQLGIAIPRFCDHPLLAPVGACRQCLVEVWAPGRDGKLAKMPKPQPSCTLEATPGMQVKTQLTSGESDKAQHGVMELLLINHPLDCPVCDKGGECPLQNQAMSNGRSQSRFVDIKRTFPKPIAISTQILLDRERCILCQRCTRFSKEIAGDPFIDLQKRGASQQIGRFDTGILGFATGGTPGEATFAELPIGPAELVDESGAPFASYFSGNTVQICPVGALTSAAYRFRSRPFDLVSTPGISEHDSSGSAIRVDHRRGVVLRRLAGEDPAVNEEWITDKDRFAFAWQSAPDRLRSPLVRDAATGELVPASWPEALEVAAAGLAAATGTDTASAGARGVGVLPGGRLTIEDAYAYSKFARVALGTNDIDLRSRPHSAEEEAFLASSVAGRPLDVTFADLERSPRVLLVALEAEEEAGVAFLRLRKGVLAGRTHVTSLAPFATRALDRLDGTLLAAAPGTEPEVLDAIATDAPEAELSALAAELGLDGALVLVGERLGAIPGGLSAVRRLADRTGARLAWIPRRAGERGGIEVGALPSLLPGGRPVAQAAARVDVAAVWGVDHLPEEPGRSVSAMLEAARTGSLAALVVGGVDVRDLPDPAAAREALAAVGFLVSLEVRPSEVTDLADVVLPVAPPVEKPGTYLNWEGRPRPFPQALTSTAMSDHRVLDALADALGVTLGLRTLAQVHDELDELGAWDGERIAAPDVSAVEPPAIAPGHAVLATWHQLLDAGHLQDGEVFLAGTAKRPVARVSAATAAGVGVADGGLLEVSTDAGTVTLPVAVTAMGDHIVWLPTCSPGSQVRDSLRSGPGALVRLAAGTDLTVATDSEVQS, encoded by the coding sequence ATGACGACCACCACACCGAAGCCCTCGACCGGGATCCTCGCGACCCCGCCGGCGGCAGTGGCCCCGCCGCTCGACCCGGCGAACGCGGTGACGTTCTCGATCGACGACATCGAGATGGCGGTGCCGAAGGGCACGCTCGTCATCCGGGCCGCCGAGCAGCTGGGCATCGCGATCCCGCGGTTCTGCGACCACCCGCTGCTCGCGCCCGTGGGCGCGTGCCGCCAGTGTCTCGTCGAGGTCTGGGCCCCGGGTCGCGACGGCAAGCTCGCGAAGATGCCCAAGCCCCAGCCGTCGTGCACGCTCGAGGCGACGCCCGGGATGCAGGTCAAGACGCAGCTGACCTCCGGCGAGAGCGACAAGGCGCAGCACGGCGTCATGGAGCTGCTCCTCATCAACCACCCGCTCGACTGCCCGGTCTGCGACAAGGGCGGCGAGTGCCCCCTGCAGAACCAGGCGATGAGCAACGGGCGCAGCCAGAGCCGGTTCGTCGACATCAAGCGGACGTTCCCCAAGCCGATCGCGATCTCGACGCAGATCCTGCTCGACCGCGAGCGCTGCATCCTGTGCCAGCGGTGCACGCGGTTCTCCAAGGAGATCGCGGGCGACCCGTTCATCGACCTGCAGAAGCGTGGTGCGAGCCAGCAGATCGGTCGGTTCGACACCGGCATCCTCGGCTTCGCGACCGGCGGGACGCCCGGTGAGGCCACCTTCGCCGAGCTGCCGATCGGGCCGGCCGAGCTCGTCGACGAGTCGGGCGCGCCGTTCGCGTCGTACTTCTCCGGCAACACCGTGCAGATCTGCCCGGTCGGTGCGCTGACGAGTGCCGCGTACCGGTTCCGGTCGCGACCGTTCGACCTCGTGTCGACCCCCGGCATCTCGGAGCACGACTCATCCGGCTCGGCGATCCGCGTGGACCACCGCCGCGGCGTGGTGCTGCGCCGGCTCGCGGGGGAGGACCCCGCGGTCAACGAGGAGTGGATCACCGACAAGGACCGGTTCGCGTTCGCCTGGCAGTCCGCGCCGGACCGCCTGCGGTCCCCGCTCGTGCGCGACGCGGCGACCGGTGAGCTCGTCCCGGCGAGCTGGCCCGAGGCCCTCGAGGTCGCGGCGGCCGGTCTGGCTGCGGCGACCGGCACCGACACGGCGTCGGCCGGTGCGCGCGGCGTCGGGGTGCTCCCCGGTGGCCGCCTCACGATCGAGGACGCCTACGCGTACTCCAAGTTCGCCCGCGTCGCGCTCGGCACCAACGACATCGACCTGCGGTCCCGGCCGCACTCGGCGGAGGAGGAGGCCTTCCTCGCGTCGAGCGTGGCGGGGCGTCCCCTCGACGTGACGTTCGCCGACCTCGAGCGGTCCCCGCGCGTCCTGCTCGTCGCCCTCGAGGCCGAGGAGGAGGCCGGGGTCGCGTTCCTGCGGCTGCGCAAGGGTGTCCTCGCCGGTCGGACGCACGTGACGTCGCTCGCACCGTTCGCGACGCGCGCGCTCGACCGCCTCGACGGCACGCTCCTCGCGGCCGCGCCCGGCACGGAGCCGGAGGTGCTCGACGCGATCGCGACGGACGCCCCCGAGGCCGAGCTGAGCGCGCTGGCGGCCGAGCTCGGGCTCGACGGCGCCCTCGTCCTCGTGGGAGAGCGCCTCGGTGCGATCCCCGGCGGGCTGTCCGCGGTGCGCAGGCTGGCCGACCGCACGGGAGCACGCCTCGCGTGGATCCCGCGGCGTGCGGGCGAGCGTGGCGGCATCGAGGTCGGTGCGCTGCCGAGCCTCCTGCCCGGTGGTCGTCCGGTCGCCCAGGCGGCAGCCCGGGTCGACGTGGCCGCTGTGTGGGGCGTCGACCACCTTCCTGAGGAGCCGGGCCGCTCGGTCTCGGCGATGCTCGAGGCGGCACGGACCGGCTCGCTGGCGGCGCTCGTCGTCGGCGGTGTGGACGTCCGTGACCTCCCCGACCCTGCCGCGGCGCGCGAGGCTCTCGCCGCCGTCGGCTTCCTGGTCTCGCTCGAGGTGCGTCCCTCGGAGGTGACCGACCTGGCGGACGTCGTCCTGCCGGTCGCGCCCCCGGTCGAGAAGCCCGGCACGTACCTCAACTGGGAGGGTCGCCCGCGGCCGTTCCCGCAGGCCCTGACGTCGACCGCGATGTCGGACCACCGCGTCCTCGACGCCCTGGCCGACGCGCTCGGCGTCACGCTCGGGCTGCGCACCCTCGCCCAGGTGCACGACGAGCTCGACGAGCTCGGCGCGTGGGACGGCGAGCGCATCGCGGCCCCGGACGTGTCAGCGGTCGAGCCGCCCGCGATCGCCCCCGGGCACGCGGTCCTGGCGACGTGGCACCAGCTGCTCGACGCCGGTCACCTGCAGGACGGCGAGGTCTTCCTCGCGGGGACGGCCAAGCGTCCGGTCGCGCGGGTCTCGGCGGCCACGGCCGCGGGTGTCGGCGTGGCGGACGGCGGCCTGCTCGAGGTGTCGACCGACGCGGGTACGGTGACGCTGCCGGTCGCCGTGACGGCGATGGGTGACCACATCGTGTGGCTGCCGACCTGCTCGCCCGGCAGCCAGGTCCGCGACTCGCTGCGGTCCGGCCCCGGTGCGCTCGTGCGGCTGGCCGCAGGCACCGACCTGACCGTCGCCACAGACTCGGAGGTGCAGTCATGA
- the nuoF gene encoding NADH-quinone oxidoreductase subunit NuoF produces the protein MTESTTLTPVLTKNWDADRSWTLATYLKNGGYRGLRAALAMAPADVVTAVRDSGLRGRGGAGFPTGMKWGFLPAPDGGPRYLVINADESEPGTCKDIPLMLASPQELIEGAIITSYAIGCHHAFIYVRGEVVHVYRRLLNAVAEARAAGYVGENILGTGFDLEITVHAGAGAYICGEETALLDSLEGRRGQPRLKPPFPAVAGLYARPTVVNNVESIASVPAILEGGADWFKSMGTERSTGHGLFSLSGHVTRPGQYEAPLGITLRELLDMAGGVREGHELKFWTPGGSSTPLFTAEHLDVPLDYESVGKAGSMLGTRALQIFDETTSVVRAVSRWIAFYKHESCGKCTPCREGTFWLDQILQRLVAGNGTSEDIDTLLDLCDNILGRAFCALGDGATSPVTSAIQYFRDEFEAGTHTPADVLFPPERSSLFTYTPRPGAGQLAGVHA, from the coding sequence ATGACCGAGTCGACGACCCTGACCCCGGTTCTGACGAAGAACTGGGACGCCGACCGTTCCTGGACGCTGGCGACGTACCTGAAGAACGGCGGCTACCGCGGTCTGCGCGCGGCCCTCGCGATGGCTCCCGCCGACGTCGTGACCGCGGTCAGGGACTCCGGGCTGCGGGGCCGTGGCGGTGCGGGGTTCCCGACGGGCATGAAGTGGGGCTTCCTGCCCGCGCCCGACGGCGGCCCGCGCTACCTCGTGATCAACGCGGACGAGTCGGAGCCGGGGACCTGCAAGGACATCCCGCTCATGCTCGCGAGCCCGCAGGAGCTCATCGAGGGCGCGATCATCACGTCGTACGCGATCGGCTGCCACCATGCGTTCATCTACGTGCGCGGCGAGGTCGTGCACGTCTACCGCCGGCTGCTCAACGCGGTCGCCGAGGCCAGGGCCGCCGGGTACGTCGGGGAGAACATCCTCGGCACCGGCTTCGACCTCGAGATCACGGTGCACGCCGGTGCCGGCGCGTACATCTGCGGCGAGGAGACGGCGCTGCTCGACTCGCTCGAAGGCAGGCGCGGTCAGCCGCGCCTGAAGCCGCCGTTCCCTGCAGTCGCTGGTCTGTACGCGCGCCCGACGGTGGTCAACAACGTCGAGTCGATCGCCTCGGTGCCCGCGATCCTCGAGGGCGGCGCGGACTGGTTCAAGTCCATGGGGACCGAGCGCTCGACCGGCCACGGCCTGTTCTCCCTGTCGGGGCACGTCACGCGCCCTGGTCAGTACGAGGCGCCGCTCGGCATCACGCTGCGTGAGCTGCTCGACATGGCAGGCGGGGTCCGCGAGGGTCACGAGCTGAAGTTCTGGACGCCCGGTGGGTCCTCCACGCCGCTCTTCACGGCCGAGCACCTCGACGTGCCGCTCGACTACGAGTCGGTCGGCAAGGCCGGCTCGATGCTCGGCACGCGCGCGCTGCAGATCTTCGACGAGACGACGTCCGTCGTGCGGGCCGTCTCGCGCTGGATCGCGTTCTACAAGCACGAGTCGTGCGGCAAGTGCACGCCGTGCCGCGAGGGCACGTTCTGGCTCGACCAGATCCTCCAGCGCCTCGTCGCCGGCAACGGCACGAGCGAGGACATCGACACGCTGCTCGACCTGTGCGACAACATCCTCGGGCGCGCGTTCTGCGCGCTCGGCGACGGCGCGACGAGCCCGGTCACGTCCGCGATCCAGTACTTCCGCGACGAGTTCGAGGCGGGCACGCACACGCCCGCCGACGTGCTCTTCCCACCGGAGCGAAGCTCGCTGTTCACCTACACCCCGCGCCCCGGCGCCGGGCAGCTCGCGGGGGTACACGCATGA